The genomic window GAGGGCGTCCGCGCGGACCGCGACCGGGCCGTCGGGGCCGCCGATCCGGCCCTCGGCGCTGCTGTAGATCTTCCGGCCGGCCACCGCGGTGCAGCGGGCGGACAGGTGCAGGGTGGCGCCGACCGGCACCGGGCGGACGAAGTCCGACTCCAGCCGGCCGGTGACCGCGATGACCCGCAGCAGCCAGCTCAGCGAGCCGAGTGTCTCGTCGAGCGCGGAGACCAGCACCCCGCCGTGCGCGAGCCCGGGCGCGCCCTGGTGGGCCGGCTGCACGGTGAACTCGGCGGTGACGCTGACGCCTTCGCCCGCCCTGGCCGCCAGATGCAGTCCGTGCGGCTGGCTCTCGCCGCAGCCGAAGCACTGGTCGTAGTGCGCGCCCAGCAGTTCACCGGGCGCCGGGGCGTCGGGGTGCCGTACCGGGGCGGTCGCGTCGGACGGCGGTTTCAGGCCCGGCCGTCCTGCGCCCGGGGGTGTCGTGGCTGCACTCACGCCCGAGACCCTACCCTCCAACGCTGTCCCTTCCCGCCGTGCCCGCGGCTCTCCCGGCGGCACATGGCAGTCTGGTGCCATGCAGCCTTACGACGAACGGCTCACCGTCCCGCGTTCCTGGTGGTTCCTCGCCATCGCCGTGGGGGTGGCGGTGGCGCTGATCCTGCTCCCCTTCGGCCCGCTGCCGCTGCTGGCCGGGCTGGTCGGCGGGGGCGCGCTGTCCATGATGGCGGTCAGCTCCTACGGGTCCGCCCGGATCAGGGTGGTGGCCGGCTCGCTGGTCGCGGGCAAGGCGAGGATCCCGGTGACCGCGCTGGGGGCGGCGACGGTGCTCGACCCGGCGGAGACGGTGGCCTGGCGGTCGCACAAGGCGGACCCGCGGGCCTTCATGCTGCTGCGCTCGTACGTGCCGACGGCGCTCAAGGTCGAGGTGACCGACCCGGCGGACCCCACGCCCTACGTGTACCTGTCGACGCGCTCGCCGCAGCGCCTGGCGGCGGCACTGGACGCGGTCAGGACCGTGGACGCCGGCTAGGCGCCGGTCAGCCCTCCGCTCCGGCGGCGTCGGCGTCAGGGCGTCGGCCGTGCCGGTCCGCCTCGATTTCCGGATACGGTCCGGGGCCGGTCTCGTCCACCGGCAGTTCCGGCCAGGGGAACTGCGCGGCCCGCAGGTCGTGGCGCACCCGCCCGGCGAGCTTGCGGGTG from Streptomyces sp. NBC_01198 includes these protein-coding regions:
- a CDS encoding PaaI family thioesterase; the encoded protein is MSAATTPPGAGRPGLKPPSDATAPVRHPDAPAPGELLGAHYDQCFGCGESQPHGLHLAARAGEGVSVTAEFTVQPAHQGAPGLAHGGVLVSALDETLGSLSWLLRVIAVTGRLESDFVRPVPVGATLHLSARCTAVAGRKIYSSAEGRIGGPDGPVAVRADALFVEVKLDHFTANGRPAEIRAAMDDPDQVKVARAFEVNP
- a CDS encoding DUF3093 domain-containing protein, coding for MQPYDERLTVPRSWWFLAIAVGVAVALILLPFGPLPLLAGLVGGGALSMMAVSSYGSARIRVVAGSLVAGKARIPVTALGAATVLDPAETVAWRSHKADPRAFMLLRSYVPTALKVEVTDPADPTPYVYLSTRSPQRLAAALDAVRTVDAG